In Acidobacteriota bacterium, a genomic segment contains:
- the secD gene encoding protein translocase subunit SecD: MQSKIRNRVIIIVIVTLAGIAIVFKPHHKPTIKDFTSWSQIKQNLSENIHLGLDLRGGSHLVMQVQTDEVIRKVTQRNAEVAAVKLQEKNLPFTTVNGDTPGKVAVEVPDSTKNSDIVRELENDFGLDWSISEKGNSVIASLSETKQNELREKATEQAKAIIENRVNAFGVTEPTIQRQGGEGTYQIVIQMPGVDDPERVKNTLNADSNLELKLVAPGTEIPYPTKEQAEAIAKSTPPGNDPYTSQYEVLFYRDRPDSGGAAQEGWVVVGKNSVITGLDMRDASARSSEYGGASYEIDFTLLPEGARRFSDATGKHIKDHLAIVLNNEVKSAPSINGQISDRGQITGTFTKKAAEDLALILRSGALPAKAVYLEERTVGPSLGADSIRQGVTASIAGLLAVVAFMLFYYRGSGINAVLALILNLILLVAALVMFEAVLTLPGIAGVILTIGMAVDSNVLIFERIRDEMRSGKVVASAVDVGFNKAFLTIIDTHVTTIVSAVFLFVFGTGPIRGFAVTLVVGLLANLFTAVFVSRTIFMWHLNRSARVETLSI; encoded by the coding sequence ATGCAAAGCAAGATTAGAAACAGGGTCATCATAATAGTGATCGTAACACTGGCCGGAATCGCGATAGTCTTCAAGCCGCATCACAAACCCACGATCAAAGACTTCACCAGTTGGTCGCAGATCAAACAGAATCTTTCGGAGAACATCCACCTGGGTCTCGATCTTCGCGGCGGCAGCCACCTGGTGATGCAGGTGCAGACCGACGAGGTCATACGGAAGGTTACTCAGCGCAATGCGGAGGTGGCCGCCGTCAAGCTGCAAGAGAAGAACCTGCCCTTTACGACTGTGAACGGCGATACGCCTGGCAAGGTGGCCGTGGAAGTCCCCGACAGCACGAAGAACTCGGATATAGTGAGGGAACTGGAGAACGATTTCGGACTAGATTGGAGCATCAGCGAGAAGGGCAACTCAGTAATAGCGTCGCTTTCCGAAACCAAGCAGAACGAGTTGCGCGAAAAGGCGACGGAGCAGGCGAAGGCGATCATCGAGAATCGGGTCAACGCGTTCGGCGTTACCGAGCCTACGATTCAGCGGCAGGGCGGCGAGGGAACATATCAGATCGTGATTCAGATGCCCGGAGTCGACGACCCTGAACGAGTGAAGAACACGCTCAACGCCGACTCCAATCTCGAGCTGAAGCTTGTGGCGCCGGGGACGGAGATTCCGTACCCCACAAAGGAGCAGGCGGAGGCGATCGCCAAATCGACTCCGCCGGGTAACGACCCGTACACCAGCCAGTACGAAGTTCTCTTCTATCGGGACCGTCCCGATTCAGGCGGAGCGGCTCAGGAAGGGTGGGTGGTCGTAGGAAAGAATTCGGTGATCACCGGGCTCGACATGCGCGACGCATCTGCGAGATCTTCTGAATATGGGGGCGCGTCCTACGAGATTGACTTCACGCTATTGCCCGAGGGCGCAAGACGATTCTCGGACGCCACCGGGAAACATATAAAGGATCACCTCGCGATCGTCCTAAATAACGAAGTCAAATCAGCGCCCTCAATTAATGGCCAGATCAGCGACCGGGGCCAGATAACCGGTACCTTCACGAAAAAAGCAGCCGAGGACCTGGCGCTGATTCTGCGGTCAGGGGCGCTGCCGGCGAAGGCCGTGTACCTGGAGGAACGTACCGTAGGTCCATCGCTTGGCGCCGATTCGATACGGCAAGGCGTGACCGCTTCGATAGCCGGACTGCTCGCGGTAGTAGCGTTCATGCTGTTCTACTATCGCGGATCGGGGATCAACGCAGTGCTGGCGCTCATTCTTAACCTTATTTTGCTGGTTGCGGCGCTGGTCATGTTTGAAGCGGTGCTGACCTTGCCCGGTATCGCCGGGGTGATCTTGACGATAGGCATGGCGGTTGACTCGAATGTGCTGATTTTCGAGCGCATACGCGATGAGATGCGAAGCGGCAAGGTAGTCGCGTCGGCCGTAGACGTCGGGTTTAACAAGGCCTTCCTGACGATCATAGACACGCACGTGACGACGATCGTTTCAGCGGTTTTCCTGTTCGTGTTCGGCACAGGTCCGATTCGTGGCTTCGCGGTCACACTGGTTGTCGGTCTTTTGGCGAACCTGTTCACGGCGGTGTTCGTGTCGAGGACGATTTTCATGTGGCATCTCAACCGCAGCGCAAGAGTGGAGACATTGAGTATATGA
- the yajC gene encoding preprotein translocase subunit YajC has product MTTTMNFGSLAFLQPGGLGGLAGLLPFILIFVIFYFLLIRPQQKKQRKAQEERQNLLKALKAGDKVVTTGGIYGTIVAVREKDDTVQLRIAQSVSIEAERSAIARLQDSEKEVEASK; this is encoded by the coding sequence ATGACTACAACCATGAATTTCGGTTCTTTGGCTTTTCTTCAACCAGGTGGATTGGGTGGATTGGCTGGTCTGCTGCCATTCATCCTGATCTTTGTCATCTTTTACTTCCTGCTCATACGACCGCAGCAAAAGAAGCAGCGTAAGGCGCAGGAGGAACGACAGAATCTGTTGAAAGCGCTGAAGGCCGGCGACAAGGTAGTGACCACCGGAGGAATCTACGGGACGATCGTCGCGGTGCGCGAGAAGGACGACACGGTTCAGTTGAGAATCGCCCAGTCTGTCTCAATCGAAGCCGAACGCAGCGCAATAGCCCGATTACAGGACTCGGAGAAGGAAGTCGAAGCGAGCAAGTAA
- the tgt gene encoding tRNA guanosine(34) transglycosylase Tgt, with the protein MNNQFSFEKIATDAGTRARVGRVTTPHGSIDTPVFMPVGTQGTVKALTQQMLEEAGASIILGNTYHLYLRPGHPTINQLGGLHRFMSWQRPILTDSGGFQVFSLTALRKISEEGVEFQSHLDGSTHFLSPEKSMEIQSALGSDIVMAFDECTSFPATREEALASLDLTQRWARRSKERLHELHSEPASAESAAITIVNPTQALFGINQGSTFLDLREQSLAGLVEIGFDGYAIGGLSVGEEKSAMFEVVSHIAPLMPEDRPRYLMGFGTPEDIVEAVALGVDMFDCVMPTRNARNGQLFTSSGKLNIKNARYRDDSRPIDGACRCAVCARYSRAYVRHLYMSGEILGSVLSSLHNVSFYLDMMGMLRQSILLGTFNEFRDSFLSGLARGQD; encoded by the coding sequence ATGAACAACCAGTTCTCATTCGAGAAGATCGCAACCGACGCCGGCACGCGAGCACGCGTCGGGCGCGTCACGACCCCTCACGGCTCGATTGACACGCCTGTTTTCATGCCCGTCGGCACACAAGGAACGGTCAAAGCTCTAACCCAGCAAATGCTCGAAGAGGCTGGAGCCTCGATCATCCTTGGCAACACCTATCACCTTTACTTGAGGCCGGGCCACCCGACCATCAATCAGCTCGGCGGCTTGCATCGGTTCATGTCCTGGCAGCGCCCGATCTTGACCGACAGCGGCGGGTTTCAAGTCTTCAGCTTGACTGCCCTTCGAAAGATCAGCGAGGAAGGTGTCGAGTTCCAATCTCATCTGGACGGCTCGACGCACTTTTTGTCACCCGAAAAATCGATGGAGATTCAATCGGCGCTCGGGTCGGACATCGTGATGGCCTTTGATGAGTGCACCTCGTTTCCCGCAACTCGAGAAGAAGCGCTCGCGTCTCTCGATCTCACCCAACGTTGGGCTAGAAGATCCAAGGAGCGGCTCCACGAGCTACACTCCGAGCCCGCTTCTGCTGAAAGCGCCGCGATCACTATAGTCAATCCCACTCAAGCCTTGTTCGGGATCAATCAAGGAAGCACATTCCTTGACCTTCGAGAGCAGAGCCTTGCCGGGCTGGTCGAGATAGGCTTCGACGGATATGCGATTGGCGGGCTGTCGGTCGGCGAAGAGAAGAGCGCGATGTTCGAAGTGGTTTCTCACATCGCGCCGCTAATGCCTGAGGACCGGCCTCGCTATTTGATGGGATTTGGCACACCTGAGGACATCGTCGAAGCGGTTGCGCTGGGCGTCGACATGTTCGATTGTGTGATGCCAACCCGAAACGCGCGCAACGGTCAGCTCTTCACCAGCAGCGGGAAGCTCAACATAAAGAACGCGCGCTATCGAGATGACTCGCGGCCTATTGATGGAGCTTGCCGGTGCGCCGTGTGCGCAAGATATTCGCGAGCTTACGTGCGGCATTTGTATATGAGCGGCGAGATACTCGGATCAGTGCTAAGCTCGCTTCACAACGTGAGCTTCTACCTTGACATGATGGGTATGTTGAGGCAATCTATTTTGCTTGGCACTTTTAACGAGTTTCGTGATTCTTTTCTGAGCGGCCTAGCACGCGGACAGGACTGA
- a CDS encoding Uma2 family endonuclease, giving the protein MASLPTTATLSTVEEYLAKERESEERHEYLDGRIYLMAGESPEHGAICTNSGGQLYSQLRGGPCQVFSKDTKVCSGPIPMSRYYTKGLYSFPDLVVVCGEPQFLDEHRDVLVNPRVIIEVLSPSTEAFDRGEKFLRYRTHLDSLTDYVVVAQNRPLVEHFARQPNGQWVIAATATDLSESVVLSSIGCTLRLSEVYDRIVFAGLPDDEPTPATG; this is encoded by the coding sequence ATGGCGAGCTTACCGACGACAGCAACTCTCTCCACGGTTGAAGAGTATCTCGCGAAGGAACGCGAGTCAGAAGAACGTCACGAATATCTCGACGGAAGGATTTATCTGATGGCGGGCGAAAGCCCTGAACACGGAGCCATCTGCACCAATAGCGGAGGCCAGCTCTATAGTCAATTGAGGGGAGGTCCGTGCCAGGTTTTTTCTAAAGACACGAAGGTGTGCAGCGGCCCGATCCCGATGTCGCGTTACTACACCAAAGGACTGTATTCGTTTCCCGATCTGGTAGTCGTATGCGGTGAGCCGCAATTCCTCGACGAACACCGCGACGTGCTCGTCAATCCGAGAGTCATCATCGAAGTCTTATCCCCGTCCACCGAAGCCTTTGACCGAGGTGAGAAGTTCTTGCGCTATCGCACGCACCTCGATTCGCTGACCGACTACGTCGTTGTGGCTCAGAACCGGCCGCTGGTCGAGCACTTCGCGCGTCAGCCAAACGGTCAATGGGTGATTGCGGCGACTGCCACAGACCTCTCAGAGAGCGTGGTACTCAGCTCAATCGGCTGCACGCTACGGTTGAGCGAGGTCTACGACCGAATAGTTTTCGCTGGCCTCCCGGATGACGAACCGACTCCCGCCACGGGTTGA
- a CDS encoding CoA transferase: protein MTNALQGIRVLDLSRMLPGPYCSMMLADLGAEVIKVEEPKIGDPTRHSPPMIDGQSAPFNQVNRNKKSIAIDLKQAEGRDIFLELASTADVVLEQFRPGVVERLGIGYSNVAEVNPRIVYCSLTGFGQDGPHQKRSGHDLNYLALSGVLGLTTDERGKPVIPGVQVADLAGAMIAGFAILAALLARERTGRGQYLDVSMFDVMLSMLPIPAAHHFAGATIPVGGKYVLSGAYPFYNVYETGDGKFMTLGALEPKFWANFCRKAGRDDLVARQFDSGAQRDTLFEAVRAIFKSRTQSEWVELMRDADCCCEPVLSMTEAFEHQQTRAREMVGEVDGARFRQLGFSYKMSDTPPRDKNAAPALGENTAELLAAAGISKEERDRLSKAGIIVVRE from the coding sequence ATGACGAACGCACTGCAAGGCATCCGGGTATTGGACCTCTCGCGCATGCTGCCCGGGCCCTATTGCTCGATGATGCTTGCCGATCTCGGCGCTGAAGTGATCAAAGTAGAAGAACCCAAAATCGGGGACCCCACGCGCCATAGCCCACCGATGATCGACGGTCAAAGCGCGCCGTTCAATCAAGTCAATCGCAACAAGAAATCCATCGCAATCGACTTGAAGCAAGCCGAAGGTCGCGACATCTTTTTGGAGCTCGCTTCCACAGCCGATGTCGTGTTGGAGCAGTTTCGGCCGGGAGTCGTCGAGCGCCTAGGCATCGGCTACTCGAACGTCGCCGAAGTTAATCCTCGAATCGTCTACTGCTCGCTTACCGGTTTCGGTCAGGACGGCCCTCATCAAAAACGAAGCGGACACGATCTCAACTATCTCGCGTTATCCGGCGTGCTCGGGCTGACAACGGACGAGCGTGGCAAGCCGGTGATTCCCGGCGTGCAGGTCGCAGACCTTGCAGGCGCGATGATCGCTGGGTTTGCAATACTCGCCGCGCTGTTAGCGCGCGAGCGCACAGGTCGCGGGCAATATCTCGACGTGTCGATGTTCGACGTGATGCTTTCGATGTTGCCGATTCCGGCTGCGCATCATTTCGCGGGCGCCACGATCCCGGTTGGCGGCAAGTATGTGCTGTCGGGCGCGTATCCTTTCTACAACGTCTACGAGACAGGCGACGGCAAGTTCATGACGCTTGGAGCGCTCGAGCCGAAGTTCTGGGCTAACTTCTGCCGCAAGGCCGGCCGCGATGATCTGGTCGCGCGCCAGTTCGATTCGGGCGCGCAGCGTGACACCTTGTTTGAAGCCGTGCGCGCGATCTTCAAATCTAGAACGCAGTCTGAATGGGTCGAGCTGATGCGCGACGCGGATTGTTGCTGCGAGCCTGTGCTCTCAATGACCGAGGCGTTCGAGCACCAGCAGACTCGCGCTCGTGAAATGGTAGGCGAAGTCGACGGTGCTCGGTTTAGGCAACTCGGCTTTTCGTACAAGATGAGCGATACTCCGCCGCGCGATAAGAACGCGGCGCCTGCGCTCGGGGAAAACACGGCAGAACTCTTGGCGGCTGCCGGGATATCTAAGGAAGAACGCGATCGACTCAGCAAAGCGGGGATCATAGTCGTTCGCGAATAA
- a CDS encoding acyl-CoA dehydrogenase family protein produces the protein MDYTLTEDQEQLRRLVEDFVTRDVKPYWEKHGYEDFPWPLFRKLGELGLAAIPFPAEYGGGGLDYSAYITVLEELSRLGSHLGSVLSVHGLPQLIINHFGTVTQKQKYLPAMARAELLGAFALTEPHAGSDAANINTRAELRGDKYILRGQKIWITHGGEADVYIVMAVTEKGKGAKGVSSFIVEKGTAGLAFGKRERPMGLPHHTREVFFEDCEIPRGNLIGREGEGFKVAMTALDSGRITVAATSIGTAQQAFDHALRYSTERKAFGQAIGDFQGIQFMLADMAAAIEAARLVMKKAAWLRDRGLPFNIEASMAKLLATDTAMKVTTDAVQIYGGYGTSEDYPVQALMREAKIGQIVEGTNQIQRMIIARELLKKLRQ, from the coding sequence ATGGACTACACATTAACCGAAGACCAGGAACAACTGCGGCGGCTGGTCGAAGACTTCGTAACGCGAGACGTGAAGCCATACTGGGAGAAGCACGGCTACGAAGACTTTCCCTGGCCGCTGTTTCGCAAACTCGGAGAACTCGGCCTCGCCGCCATTCCGTTTCCCGCTGAGTACGGCGGCGGCGGTTTGGATTATTCGGCATACATCACCGTGCTCGAAGAACTCAGCCGGCTGGGCAGTCATCTCGGCAGCGTGCTCTCGGTTCACGGGCTTCCTCAGTTGATCATCAATCATTTCGGCACGGTAACTCAAAAGCAAAAGTATCTGCCCGCGATGGCCCGCGCTGAGTTGCTGGGAGCTTTCGCGCTCACGGAGCCACACGCCGGATCGGACGCTGCGAACATCAACACTCGAGCCGAGCTTCGAGGCGACAAGTACATTCTGCGCGGCCAAAAAATCTGGATCACTCACGGCGGCGAAGCGGATGTTTACATCGTGATGGCCGTGACCGAGAAGGGCAAAGGCGCCAAAGGCGTCAGCTCGTTCATAGTCGAGAAGGGAACAGCGGGTCTTGCGTTCGGCAAACGCGAGCGGCCGATGGGCTTGCCGCATCACACCCGCGAGGTCTTCTTCGAGGACTGCGAGATCCCGCGAGGGAACTTGATCGGCCGCGAGGGCGAAGGCTTCAAAGTCGCGATGACCGCGCTCGACTCAGGGCGCATCACCGTCGCGGCCACGTCGATCGGCACTGCGCAGCAAGCTTTCGATCATGCGCTTCGATATTCGACCGAGCGCAAGGCATTCGGCCAGGCGATCGGCGACTTTCAAGGCATTCAGTTCATGCTTGCCGATATGGCTGCGGCGATCGAAGCTGCACGATTGGTGATGAAGAAAGCCGCGTGGCTTCGCGATCGAGGTTTGCCGTTTAACATTGAGGCGTCGATGGCGAAGTTGCTGGCGACCGACACGGCGATGAAGGTGACCACCGACGCTGTTCAAATCTACGGCGGCTACGGCACCAGCGAGGACTATCCGGTTCAAGCCTTGATGCGCGAAGCGAAGATCGGTCAGATAGTCGAGGGAACAAACCAGATTCAGCGAATGATCATAGCTCGCGAGCTGCTAAAGAAGCTGAGGCAGTGA
- a CDS encoding MqnA/MqnD/SBP family protein, producing MNKTEITLGHSPDPDDAFMFYALAADKIDTEGLTFSHVIQDIETLNRRAMNAELDVTAVSIHAYAYVLDQYALLTSGASMGDDYGPLVISREPMSLDQLRSATIAVPGLMTTAYLTLRLCVGDVNTVVVPFDQIMDAVERGDVDAGLLIHEGQLTYSARGFNKVIDLGEWWMSQTGLPLPLGGNAIKKSLGPELISKVSKLLRESIEYGLEHREVAVRHSMKYGRGMAESLTDKFVGMYVNDYTIDYGERGRAGVRLLLERGHQAGIIPRPVRLEFA from the coding sequence ATGAACAAAACAGAAATCACACTCGGACACAGCCCGGACCCCGACGACGCATTCATGTTTTACGCACTCGCCGCCGACAAGATTGACACCGAGGGTTTAACCTTCAGCCACGTCATTCAAGACATCGAAACGCTCAACCGCCGAGCGATGAACGCCGAGCTGGATGTGACTGCGGTCTCGATTCACGCGTACGCATACGTGCTCGATCAATACGCGCTGCTGACGTCTGGAGCTTCGATGGGCGACGACTACGGCCCTCTGGTGATCTCGCGCGAGCCGATGAGCCTCGACCAGCTTCGAAGCGCGACGATCGCCGTGCCGGGCCTGATGACTACGGCTTACCTTACGTTGCGGTTGTGCGTGGGCGACGTGAATACGGTTGTTGTCCCCTTCGATCAAATCATGGACGCGGTCGAACGGGGCGACGTAGACGCGGGGCTGCTGATTCATGAAGGCCAGTTGACGTACTCGGCGCGTGGGTTCAACAAGGTTATCGACCTCGGCGAGTGGTGGATGTCCCAGACAGGCCTGCCTCTCCCGCTTGGCGGCAACGCGATCAAGAAGTCTCTGGGCCCAGAGCTTATCTCGAAAGTGTCGAAGCTGCTGCGCGAGTCGATCGAGTACGGCTTGGAGCACCGCGAGGTCGCCGTGAGGCACTCGATGAAGTACGGCCGCGGGATGGCGGAATCGTTGACAGATAAGTTTGTCGGGATGTACGTGAACGACTACACGATTGACTATGGCGAGCGAGGACGCGCAGGAGTGAGACTCCTATTAGAGCGCGGTCACCAAGCCGGGATTATTCCGCGGCCTGTGCGGCTCGAGTTTGCCTAG
- the eno gene encoding phosphopyruvate hydratase yields the protein MTTIERVCAREILDSRGNPTVEAEVTLASGIIGRAAVPSGASTGENEALEMRDSDKKRYGGKGVLKAVANVNTALAKAVAGRDALMQADIDLALLAADGTPNKRKLGANAILAVSLATARAAADALGLPLYAYLGGVGARTLPVPMMNVLNGGAHADNNVDFQEFMIVPGGFGSFTEALRAGVEVFHSLSAVLKKRGHSTSVGDEGGFAPNLKSNDEAIEAILEAINQAGYKPGDQIALALDPASSEFYERGAYVFKKSTGARMSSDEMVGLYKSWVDQYPIISIEDGLAESDWEGWAALTREMGGRVQLVGDDLFVTNTEYLVRGIREKVANSILIKVNQIGSLTETLDTIEMAKTHAYTCVISHRSGETEDTFIADLAVATNAGQIKTGSASRTDRVAKYNQLLRIEEELGKAARYPGFAAFAGSGIGQAAARRASKAAAKK from the coding sequence ATGACAACGATTGAACGAGTGTGCGCAAGGGAAATTCTGGATTCACGCGGTAACCCGACGGTCGAAGCGGAGGTCACGCTTGCAAGCGGGATCATCGGACGCGCGGCGGTTCCGTCAGGCGCTTCGACCGGAGAGAACGAAGCTCTCGAGATGCGGGACAGCGATAAGAAGCGTTACGGCGGAAAAGGTGTGCTCAAAGCCGTCGCCAATGTCAACACCGCGCTAGCTAAGGCCGTCGCTGGGCGGGATGCTCTCATGCAAGCCGACATCGATCTGGCTTTGCTTGCAGCCGACGGGACGCCAAACAAGCGCAAGCTCGGGGCGAACGCGATTCTGGCGGTTTCGCTTGCGACCGCTCGAGCCGCTGCTGATGCCCTTGGGCTGCCACTGTACGCATATCTGGGCGGCGTCGGCGCGCGCACATTGCCGGTTCCGATGATGAACGTGCTCAATGGTGGAGCTCACGCCGACAACAACGTGGATTTCCAGGAATTCATGATCGTACCCGGCGGCTTCGGATCGTTTACTGAAGCGTTGCGCGCGGGCGTCGAGGTGTTTCACTCGCTGAGTGCCGTGCTCAAGAAGCGAGGCCATTCAACGTCTGTCGGTGACGAAGGCGGATTCGCGCCGAACCTGAAGTCCAATGACGAAGCTATCGAAGCGATACTGGAAGCCATTAATCAGGCAGGCTACAAGCCGGGAGATCAAATCGCGCTCGCGCTCGATCCGGCGTCGAGCGAGTTCTATGAGCGAGGCGCTTATGTGTTCAAGAAGTCGACCGGCGCCCGGATGAGCTCGGATGAGATGGTGGGGCTCTACAAGAGTTGGGTCGATCAGTATCCGATCATCTCAATCGAAGACGGGCTCGCTGAGTCCGACTGGGAAGGCTGGGCGGCGCTCACCCGAGAGATGGGCGGCCGGGTTCAACTCGTCGGCGACGATCTGTTTGTTACCAATACCGAATATCTCGTGCGAGGCATTCGGGAAAAAGTGGCGAATTCGATTCTGATCAAGGTGAATCAGATCGGCTCACTGACTGAGACTCTGGACACGATCGAGATGGCAAAGACTCACGCCTACACCTGCGTGATTTCGCATCGGTCGGGCGAAACGGAAGACACATTTATCGCCGATCTTGCGGTTGCTACAAACGCGGGCCAGATCAAGACCGGCTCCGCGAGCCGCACGGATCGCGTCGCGAAATACAACCAGTTGCTGCGCATCGAAGAGGAACTCGGAAAGGCTGCGCGGTACCCGGGCTTCGCAGCATTTGCCGGCTCGGGTATCGGGCAAGCCGCAGCGAGGCGCGCATCCAAGGCTGCCGCGAAGAAGTGA
- the rsgA gene encoding ribosome small subunit-dependent GTPase A → MHDLKSLGWTEFFEIQFEPYRERGHFAGRVALEERGAYRLYTELGELSAGVRGKLRFDSESAADFPAVGDWVSVSKRERDGLAQIHAVLPRRSKFSRKAAGSSAVEQVVAANVDTVFLVQGLDHDFNLRRLERYLVAAFESNAAPVVILSKADLCEDVEKKKAEAESVAPGTPVHAISSVSGHGLDEVDQYIRPGLTVAFLGSSGAGKSTLINRIVGEEIQKTAEVREHDSRGRHTTTHRELIVLKTGGLLIDTPGMRELQFWDASGSLGEAFSDIQSIAATCYFSNCSHQNEPGCALREALEDGLLDRDRYESYAKMEKEMEYLDSRMDTKLHLKRKSREKKIHRAFRTIKPKRT, encoded by the coding sequence ATGCACGACTTGAAGTCACTCGGGTGGACCGAGTTCTTTGAGATTCAGTTTGAACCGTATCGCGAGCGAGGCCACTTCGCTGGAAGAGTCGCGCTCGAGGAGCGGGGCGCGTACCGGCTCTACACCGAACTGGGCGAACTGAGTGCTGGCGTCCGGGGCAAGCTGAGGTTTGACAGCGAGAGCGCCGCAGATTTTCCGGCCGTCGGAGACTGGGTGTCGGTTTCGAAACGCGAGCGCGACGGTCTCGCTCAAATTCACGCCGTGTTACCGCGCCGCAGCAAATTCTCACGCAAAGCCGCCGGCTCGAGCGCGGTCGAACAAGTTGTAGCCGCAAACGTCGACACTGTATTTCTGGTTCAAGGTCTCGACCACGACTTCAATCTGCGCCGCCTCGAACGCTATCTCGTAGCCGCTTTCGAAAGCAACGCCGCTCCGGTTGTCATACTCAGCAAAGCTGACCTTTGCGAAGACGTGGAGAAGAAGAAGGCCGAAGCCGAGTCGGTTGCCCCTGGCACACCGGTTCACGCCATCAGTTCAGTTTCAGGTCACGGTTTGGACGAAGTCGATCAATACATACGGCCCGGTCTGACCGTCGCGTTCCTGGGTTCGTCGGGCGCCGGCAAATCTACTTTGATCAACCGAATCGTCGGAGAAGAGATTCAGAAGACGGCCGAGGTGCGCGAGCATGATAGCCGCGGACGGCACACCACTACGCATCGCGAGCTGATCGTTCTGAAGACCGGCGGCCTATTGATCGACACGCCGGGCATGCGCGAGCTTCAGTTCTGGGACGCTAGCGGCTCGTTGGGCGAAGCGTTCTCGGATATTCAGTCGATCGCAGCGACTTGCTACTTCAGCAACTGCAGTCATCAGAACGAACCTGGCTGTGCGCTGAGGGAAGCGCTCGAGGACGGCTTGCTCGACAGAGACAGATACGAGAGCTATGCGAAGATGGAAAAAGAGATGGAGTATCTGGATTCGAGGATGGACACCAAGCTCCATTTGAAACGCAAGAGCCGGGAAAAGAAGATCCATCGGGCATTTCGGACTATCAAGCCCAAACGGACTTGA
- a CDS encoding class I SAM-dependent methyltransferase, whose translation METRAEPLIDSRKPRVLDIGCGTNKVAGAIGMDVNPRTAADVIHDLDDLPYPFADDEFDEVIGRHVIEHVRDPMAVMCELHRITRNGGIVRLVAPHWTNPDFATDLTHRNHLNSYSFRNLTDDRAVFPFYTEVRFRQLRARVTLLNLWKLTGLEFLINLDHRFPSLRFIRKFWEQYLNAVIRGKEIHFELEVVKK comes from the coding sequence ATGGAGACGAGAGCCGAGCCGCTGATCGATTCGCGCAAGCCGCGAGTGTTGGACATTGGCTGCGGAACAAACAAGGTTGCGGGCGCAATCGGCATGGACGTCAACCCGCGGACCGCGGCTGATGTGATTCACGATCTAGACGACCTGCCGTATCCTTTCGCCGATGACGAATTCGACGAAGTGATCGGCCGCCACGTCATCGAACACGTCCGCGACCCGATGGCCGTTATGTGCGAGCTTCATCGGATCACTCGAAATGGCGGCATAGTCAGGCTCGTCGCGCCTCACTGGACTAATCCGGATTTCGCGACTGACCTGACTCACCGGAATCATCTGAACAGCTACTCGTTTCGCAATCTGACGGATGATCGAGCTGTCTTTCCCTTCTACACTGAGGTCCGCTTCCGCCAGCTCCGGGCGCGAGTGACGCTGCTGAATCTGTGGAAGCTCACCGGGCTCGAGTTCTTGATCAACCTCGATCACCGCTTCCCCTCGTTGAGGTTCATCCGAAAATTCTGGGAGCAGTATCTCAACGCGGTAATCAGAGGGAAGGAGATTCACTTCGAGCTCGAGGTGGTGAAGAAGTAA